Proteins from a genomic interval of Antedon mediterranea chromosome 5, ecAntMedi1.1, whole genome shotgun sequence:
- the LOC140048669 gene encoding uncharacterized protein: protein METAILINAHLLVHVILVTLVLLVRHMMILALQIPVAPMETAILINAHLLVHVILVTLELLVRHMMIPALQILVAPMETAVLINAHLLVHVILVTLELLVRHASLLT, encoded by the exons ATGGAGACTGCAATTCTGATCAATGCTCATTTACTTGTGCATGTGATCCTTGTTACTCTGGTGCTGCTTGTCAGACAT atGATGATCCTTGCACTTCAAATCCCTGTGGCGCCAATGGAGACTGCAATTCTGATCAATGCTCATTTACTTGTGCATGTGATCCTTGTTACTCTGGAGCTGCTTGTCAGACAT atgaTGATCCCTGCACTTCAAATCCTTGTGGCGCCAATGGAGACTGCAGTTCTGATCAATGCTCATTTACTTGTGCATGTGATCCTTGTTACTCTGGAGCTGCTTGTCAGACATGCAAGTTTACTGACTTAA
- the LOC140049783 gene encoding uncharacterized protein — MHFGNNNQKFKYSIGVGEQRTELEAAYLPSFYRSSVRYAPYTTSLQDICGTDNENIDITNSQLISRSKFKASGQLTSKLLSQSNIFSQSQKGFQNSVSSLDNSQTPKTNLTDLDYNFWSTQTSKKNDKSKLPQTQLSIPTQHRSYTPKIITHTPKPLAFERKSDFNDSGSQMVLRPVAELRILL; from the exons ATGCATTTTGGTAATAACAACCAGAAGTTTAAATATAGTATAGGAGTAGGCGAGCAGAGGACAGAACTGGAAGCT gcctacttaccctCCTTTTACAGATCAAGTGTACGTTATGCACCATACACCACATCACTACAAGATATTTGTGGAACTGATAATGAAAACATTGATATTACCAATTCACAGCTCATATCTAGATCAAAATTTAAAGCATCAG GCCAACTGACATCAAAACTGCTTTCACAATCAAACATATTCAGTCAATCTCAAAAGGGTTTCCAGAATTCAGTGTCGTCTTTAGATAACAGCCAAACACCTAAAACCAATTTAACAGACTTGGACTACAATTTCTGGTCAACTCAAACAAGTAAAAA aaatgaTAAAAGTAAATTGCCTCAAACACAACTATCTATACCAACTCAACACAGAAGTTACACTCCAAAGATTATTACGCATACACCAAAACCACTCGCATTTGAAC GCAAATCAGATTTTAATGACTCGGGTTCTCAAATGGTCCTGAGACCAGTGGCAGAATTACGTATCCTTTTATAG